The Mesorhizobium loti genome includes a region encoding these proteins:
- the iolE gene encoding myo-inosose-2 dehydratase, protein MKVRIGINPITWSNDDVPELGGDTPLDVCLSETRQAGYAGTELGGKFPRRSAELKPIMEQYGLAVISGWYDGRCDEKDVGAEMDAIMPHLQLLKDMGSTHVVYADTSRGRHNAIWGPISQRPVLNPEEWPAYGRKLTMLAERMADFGVRMAFHHHMGTIVETDAEVGLLMHHTGEAVGLLYDTGHSTFSGGDPLALIKAQVKRVVHVHCKDARKAVLERARAEDMSFMGAVMDGIFTVPGDGFIDYPAILRVLADNGYSGWLVVEAEQDPNKANPLTYATMGFQNLSRMARQAGFDVIE, encoded by the coding sequence CGGCATCAATCCGATCACCTGGTCAAACGATGACGTGCCGGAGCTCGGCGGTGATACGCCGCTTGACGTCTGTCTCAGCGAAACCAGGCAGGCCGGCTATGCCGGCACCGAACTTGGCGGCAAGTTTCCGCGCCGGTCGGCTGAACTCAAGCCGATCATGGAGCAGTATGGACTTGCCGTGATCTCCGGCTGGTATGATGGCCGTTGCGACGAGAAGGATGTCGGTGCGGAGATGGATGCGATCATGCCGCATCTCCAGCTTCTGAAGGATATGGGCTCGACCCATGTCGTCTACGCTGACACCTCGCGCGGCCGCCACAACGCCATCTGGGGACCGATCTCGCAGCGCCCTGTGCTGAACCCGGAAGAATGGCCCGCCTACGGCCGCAAGTTGACCATGCTGGCCGAGAGAATGGCGGATTTTGGCGTGCGCATGGCCTTTCACCACCATATGGGAACCATCGTCGAAACCGATGCCGAAGTGGGCCTCTTGATGCACCACACCGGCGAAGCCGTTGGCCTGCTCTACGACACCGGCCATTCCACATTTTCGGGCGGCGACCCGTTGGCCCTGATCAAGGCGCAGGTCAAACGCGTCGTGCATGTGCATTGCAAGGATGCTCGCAAAGCCGTGCTCGAGCGTGCCCGCGCCGAGGACATGAGTTTTATGGGTGCGGTCATGGACGGGATCTTCACCGTCCCCGGCGACGGCTTCATCGATTACCCGGCCATTTTGCGGGTGCTTGCCGACAACGGTTATAGCGGCTGGCTGGTCGTCGAGGCCGAGCAGGATCCCAACAAGGCCAACCCGCTGACCTATGCGACGATGGGCTTCCAGAACCTGTCGCGCATGGCGAGGCAAGCCGGATTTGATGTCATTGAGTGA